One window of Camelina sativa cultivar DH55 chromosome 4, Cs, whole genome shotgun sequence genomic DNA carries:
- the LOC104780923 gene encoding protein HYPER-SENSITIVITY-RELATED 4, whose product MSSSDSSSAESRLATAKTVLTTAASVAATAMLARSLVQDYLPDEVHNYISYGFRSIFSYFSSQMTIIIEEFEGFAHNEVFEAAEAYLATKISPSNKRIKVSKHEKENNYNVTVERDEEVVDTYNGVKFQWILHCRHVESKHFHNPRDLNSTLRSEVRSFELNFHKKFKDIALESYLPFMVKRATSLKQEKKTLKIFTLSPENMYGNYSDAWTSVTLDHPSTFKTLAMDSDVKRNVMDDLDQFVQRRDYYKRVGKAWKRGYLLYGPPGTGKSSLIAAMANHLNFDIYDLELTAVNNNSELRRLLIATANRSILIVEDIDCSLELKDRTSDEPDEMEDPRYKKVTLSGLLNFIDGLWSSCGDERIIIFTTNYKEKLDPALLRPGRMDMHIHMSYCTPSTFKALASNYLEIKEHHLFSKVEEGIEATEVTPAEVAEQLMRNDTVDKVLEGLIEFLKVKKIENEQDKAKKEKQELENKTKTTEGKDHSVVKKTEEVDEQQVRNDRVDKVLEGLVELLKAKKMENDQDKSQT is encoded by the coding sequence ATGAGCTCCTCTGACTCTTCTTCCGCGGAATCCCGTCTGGCCACGGCTAAGACGGTTCTCACCACCGCGGCTTCGGTGGCTGCAACCGCAATGCTGGCTCGATCGCTAGTCCAAGATTATTTGCCTGACGAGGTGCACAACTACATTTCCTATGGCTTCCGCAGTATCTTTAGTTACTTCTCCTCCCAAATGACGATAATCATCGAAGAATTTGAAGGTTTTGCTCACAATGAAGTCTTTGAGGCTGCAGAGGCCTATCTAGCCACCAAGATCTCTCCTTCTAACAAAAGAATCAAAGTGAGTAAACACGAGAAAGAAAACAACTACAATGTCACCGTGGAGCGTGACGAGGAAGTTGTGGACACCTACAACGGGGTCAAATTccagtggatcctccattgtcGCCATGTCGAGTCCAAGCACTTCCACAACCCACGGGATCTAAACTCCACGCTGAGATCTGAGGTCCGATCATTCGAGCTTAACTTCCACAAGAAGTTCAAAGACATAGCTCTTGAATCTTACCTGCCATTCATGGTGAAAAGAGCCACGTCGTTGAAGCAAGAGAAGAAAACACTCAAGATCTTCACTCTCTCCCCTGAAAACATGTATGGGAATTACTCTGACGCGTGGACCTCTGTTACTCTTGACCATCCTTCTACCTTCAAAACTCTAGCAATGGATTCAGATGTCAAGAGAAATGTGATGGACGATCTAGACCAATTTGTGCAGCGGAGAGACTACTATAAGAGAGTTGGTAAAGCTTGGAAGAGAGGTTACTTGCTGTACGGTCCACCGGGTACTGGGAAATCAAGTTTAATCGCAGCCATGGCCAATCACCTCAACTTTGATATCTACGACCTAGAGTTGACTGCGGTTAACAACAACTCTGAGCTCCGGCGGTTATTGATTGCCACTGCTAACCGTTCGATTCTTATTGTAGAAGATATCGATTGTTCACTAGAACTCAAAGATAGGACTAGTGACGAACCTGACGAAATGGAGGATCCACGGTATAAAAAGGTGACGCTCTCTGGATTGTTAAATTTCATAGATGGTCTATGGTCAAGCTGCGGTGACGAAAGGATCATAATATTCACAACCAATTACAAAGAGAAACTCGACCCAGCGTTGTTGAGGCCAGGGCGTATGGACATGCACATTCACATGTCCTACTGCACACCGAGTACTTTCAAAGCTCTTGCTTCAAACTATCTAGAGATCAAAGAGCACCACCTTTTCAGCAAGGTCGAGGAAGGTATTGAGGCGACAGAGGTTACCCCAGCAGAGGTGGCTGAACAGCTTATGAGGAATGACACTGTTGATAAGGTTCTTGAGGGTCTGATCGAGTTCTTGAAAGTCAAGAAGATCGAAAACGAACAAGATAAGGCCAAGAAAGAAAAGCAAGAGTTGGAGAACAAGACAAAGACCACCGAGGGAAAAGATCATTCGGTAGTCAAGAAAACCgaagaggttgatgaacagcaaGTGAGGAACGACCGTGTTGATAAGGTTCTTGAAGGTTTGGTCGAGTTATTAAAAGCCAAGAAGATGGAGAACGACCAAGATAAAAGCCAAACATGA